From the Prochlorococcus sp. MIT 1223 genome, the window ACTCCTAACATTCTTTCATTATGATTACCTTTGGTTTTAGAAAAATCTAGCGCTATAGAATTAACGGCTATGGCAGAAAGTGTACCTTCAAGGAACCCTTGCTTTATTCTAGCCCTATCTTTAGGATTCCCAAGTGAGGGTGACACCCTCCAACCTATTTCTGCTGGATTGAGATTGGAATTATCAGAAACAATATGCCACCAGTTCACACTTGTCAGAGGTTGATACTTACTTTCACTAATCATCTCAACTGCAGTAGCCGTTGAGATATTCATTAGTCTCAATAATATATCGGGAAACCTTTTTTGTAATTCAATTAGCTGACATAGAGGCATGGCTTCACTCTCAATTGGATCAGGAGGCCAGCCTGCTCTTAAGGTATCCACACCTTCCCTAACTATTCCGGTACCTTGAATTTCGATATCTCTAGGCGCAAGTAGTAAAGGGTATTTGCCTATCTCATTCGCTAACAAGCTTTTTCTTAATAAATGAATTGGTGGAATGTAGTCGTCTTCTGCAATGCCAATGGCTCCGTGTTCAATTAGGTCTTTATGCGATGAGAGCTCGATACCTTGCCCTCCCATGCTAAAAGCTCCCCATAAATGAATATCTACATCGCTAGAAGAGTCTTTGAAGTTTTGGAGTAACTCTGGCTTATCTCTCCAAATACTAGCTCTAGGAAGGAGTGCTAATTGCCCATAACCTGATTTGGCGGCTTTTTTTCTAAGACTTTTAAGAGATTCGTTTTTACCTGTAAGGGGATTAAGAAGAAATGAGTGAGGGTCTACTAAGCAAGGTGCTATTAAACTTTCAGGCAGTGCTTTCGCTTTAACGTTTTCTTTTTTTGCGAGTAAACGAGCTTGTTCCCCAAATGCTTTTATTTTGCCATTACTTATTAAAACAGCATCTTTAACTATAGGTTCATTTGATCCATAAAGAATTTGAATAGGATCAAATAAGTTCATGTTTTTCATTCTCTCATAATGCTCCTATCGCGGTTGTATCAATCACACCTCCTAGGTGTGAGGTAAGGTTGAGACATGTAACTATATGTGGCTGGTCGTCTTCGTTTGAGAGGTCAATAATTGTTATTCCTCCATTCCCTTGTTTTATCATCCATATATTGGATTCATTAAGTCCTAGAAGACGGCAGAGGATTGTTTTATTTACGGCATCATGAGCTACAACTAAAGCAGTCTCTGAGGGAGCAAGACTCTTGCAAATATCTTCTATGCATTTAATTGATCTATTCCAGACTTCTTGAATGGTTTCACCTTGAGGCATTTGTACTGTCTGAGGAGCTTGTTTCCATTGGCTTAACAACTTTGACCATTCTTGCATAATTTCTGATTCTAATTTCCCTTCCCAAAGACCATGCCCAATCTCAACTAAGTTATTTTTCAATTCAAGAAGTACTTTTGGATGAAATCTTAAAATAATTTCTGCGGTTTCTTTCGGCCTACTCATAGAGCTGCTAAAAGCCTTATCTATTTTTAGACCTTTTAAAAAAGAACTTGCAGCTAAAGCTTGCTTTTTCCCATTGCTATTTAAAGGAATATCAATTTGCCCCTGAAAGCGCCCCTCTAAATTCCAATTTGTTTCTCCATGTCTAACAAGGATTAAACGACTATTGCTTTTTTTAGGGGGGATTTTTGGAGTGAGGTGAGTTGTACTATTCAAACAGTTTATTTGGACTTCATAAGGGTTGGTTTTCTCTGAAAGTATGTCAATTATTGAAATTGATGCATTATCCATCTGAACTCTTCTAAATGCTAGTGGTGGATTGCCTAATAAATTAAGGAGAATGCATCTAAGAATTGCATTATGACCAACAATTAAAACAGTCTGAGTTTCTTCGGAAAAGTGATTTTTTAGTAGCTTTTGTAAGAAATTATTCGCTTGAAGCAATAAGTCTTCTATGGGTTTGTAGGTTGTTCCATCATTGCGTCTGAACACTAGCTCATTTGGATTCCTTTGCCACGTGAGATAGTCTTCGGGAAACCTTGTCTTGACTTCTTCTTTGGTGAGCCCAGTCCATGGGGCTAGATCAATTTCTAATAAGTCGTCTGTATAAATTGCATTATGATTGTCTTCCCGTTGGTTAAGAATCTCTTTAGTGGTTTCAACCGCTCTTTGTAGAGGAGAGCTATATACTCCTGCAAAAGGTGTATTGGATAGGTGTTTCCCCGTTTCAGAGGCTTGAAAACTTCCTTCTTCAGATAGTTTTGATAGATCGTTGCGTCCTTGGATGCGAAAATCCTTATTGAAGCTACTTAAACCATGACGGACTAGGAGAAGACGTAATGTCATTTGCAGTAGAGCTTAGATGAATGCAAAGGATTGATCATGATTAAAATTAATATTGATTCAGGCAAGAAAACAGTTCTTTGTTCATTCCCTTTCTTTAAATAAATCTTTATGAGACAAGTTCCTTCGGTATGGAAGCTTTTAGCAGCTCTTCTATCCCTTGTTTTGACAGTGTTTGTTTGGCAGCAAGGGTTAAAAGAAAGCTTAGATCGTCCTTCTGTGGCACCTAAGCTTTCTCTTCGTCA encodes:
- a CDS encoding dihydroorotase, encoding MNLFDPIQILYGSNEPIVKDAVLISNGKIKAFGEQARLLAKKENVKAKALPESLIAPCLVDPHSFLLNPLTGKNESLKSLRKKAAKSGYGQLALLPRASIWRDKPELLQNFKDSSSDVDIHLWGAFSMGGQGIELSSHKDLIEHGAIGIAEDDYIPPIHLLRKSLLANEIGKYPLLLAPRDIEIQGTGIVREGVDTLRAGWPPDPIESEAMPLCQLIELQKRFPDILLRLMNISTATAVEMISESKYQPLTSVNWWHIVSDNSNLNPAEIGWRVSPSLGNPKDRARIKQGFLEGTLSAIAVNSIALDFSKTKGNHNERMLGVSGHHLVLPSLWNELIVNSNWTIKQLWNALSFGPSRMLNLPEESLEEGSRRWLIFDPHQRWIQTIDPKDSRGINNEPFEGKHITGKIIHCGLNA
- a CDS encoding histidine phosphatase family protein, coding for MTLRLLLVRHGLSSFNKDFRIQGRNDLSKLSEEGSFQASETGKHLSNTPFAGVYSSPLQRAVETTKEILNQREDNHNAIYTDDLLEIDLAPWTGLTKEEVKTRFPEDYLTWQRNPNELVFRRNDGTTYKPIEDLLLQANNFLQKLLKNHFSEETQTVLIVGHNAILRCILLNLLGNPPLAFRRVQMDNASISIIDILSEKTNPYEVQINCLNSTTHLTPKIPPKKSNSRLILVRHGETNWNLEGRFQGQIDIPLNSNGKKQALAASSFLKGLKIDKAFSSSMSRPKETAEIILRFHPKVLLELKNNLVEIGHGLWEGKLESEIMQEWSKLLSQWKQAPQTVQMPQGETIQEVWNRSIKCIEDICKSLAPSETALVVAHDAVNKTILCRLLGLNESNIWMIKQGNGGITIIDLSNEDDQPHIVTCLNLTSHLGGVIDTTAIGAL